One Fusarium falciforme chromosome 12, complete sequence DNA window includes the following coding sequences:
- a CDS encoding Rieske domain-containing protein: MIFSLASATLRISRLSRRSTLQLTFRAYQSTMASSNKSQQFFHTSGATDSVWVHQDPVSNRPSFSKLGSDVETDVCIIGAGIAGISTAYELVNRGREVVLLEARQVLSGETGRTSGHLTNDLDDGYTEIAKKHGESGAMVAAESHAWARERVGEISKALGIECEYRKLPAYEISQYAAEDAKHDDELRELREEEAMQRKLGLEVTFDDKLTVRGWDGAIDQRGGLVVHNQATFHPTKYLNGVLKWLQKQPNFRCYGQTRVISVEEKGIEILGIGNKSVNVQTTDQHTVKCNNAVETTCVPLQKLSVIAEMEYMRTYCIAIRVPKGSVEDCLLYDQAEEYKYVRLTACDDKDDYLIVGGCDHKVGQEDTTTQSQQLEKWTRDRFTQAGRVDYRWSGQIFEPVDFMAFIGKNQGNDHIYIVTGDSGDGLTHGVLAGRLIADEIDGVENSWASVYSPKRLTSIAKSLPSMVAHDLQINTQYKRFLQSDISDIEDLGLGMGGVLNQAGSKPMAIYKDEEGNVKRFSALCPHMKGVVCWNATEKSFDCPVHGSRFSREGICVMGPSKGNLQLIDESAKVDQGSVAAS, encoded by the exons ATGATATTTTCCCTCGCTTCAGCCACTCTTCGAATCTCTCGTCTTTCTCGCCGTTCCACTCTACAGTTGACATTCAGAGCATACCAATCCACCATGGCATCTTCAAACAAGTCTCAGCAATTCTTTCACACCTCCGGCGCGACTGACTCTGTGTGGGTACACCAAGATCCAGTCTCCAATCGTCCGTCCTTTTCCAAGCTTGGCTCCGATGTCGAGACGGACGTCTGCATCATCGGCGCCGGCATCGCTGGCATATCGACGGCATACGAACTCGTCAACCGTGGACGCGAAGTTGTGTTGCTTGAAGCCCGTCAGGTTTTATCCGGAGAGACTGGACGCACTAGCGGTCACTTGACCAACGATCTCGATGATGGGTACACTGAGATCGCAAAGAAGCATGGTGAGAGCGGTGCCATGGTCGCAGCGGAAAGCCATGCATGGGCAAGGGAGCGTGTTGGCGAGATTTCCAAAGCTCTAGGCATAGAGTGCGAGTATCGAAAGCTGCCTGCCTACGAAATCTCTCAGTATGCGGCTGAGGATGCCAAACACGACGATGAGTTGAGGGAGCTgcgcgaggaggaagccatGCAACGAAAACTTGGCCTGGAGGTGACATTTGAT GATAAACTGACTGTTCGTGGCTGGGATGGTGCGATTGATCAACGAGGCGGCCTTGTTGTTCACAACCAGGCAACTTTCCACCCAACAAAGTACCTGAATGGTGTTCTCAAGTGGCTCCAGAAGCAGCCCAACTTCCGCTGCTATGGCCAGACTCGAGTGATTTcagtcgaggagaagggcatCGAAATCCTGGGTATCGGTAACAAGTCCGTCAACGTCCAGACAACTGACCAGCACACCGTCAAGTGCAACAACGCCGTGGAGACTACCTGCGTGCCCCTGCAGAAGCTCAGCGTCATCGCCGAGATGGAGTATATGAGGACCTACTGCATCGCCATCCGCGTTCCCAAGGGCTCGGTAGAGGACTGTCTTTTGTACGACCAAGCTGAGGAGTACAAGTATGTCAGACTCACTGCATGCGACGACAAAGATGACTACTTGATTGTTGGAGGATGCGACCATAAGGTTGGGCAGGAAGATACAACAACACAGTCCCAACAGCTTGAAAAATGGACTCGGGACCGATTCACCCAGGCTGGAAGGGTTGACTATCGCTGGAGTGGCCAGATCTTTGAGCCAGTTGACTTTATGGCATTCATCGGCAAGAACCAGGGCAACGATCACATCTACATCGTCACTGGAGACTCTGGCGATGGCTTGACTCATGGTGTACTGGCGGGTCGGCTGATTGCAGATGAGAttgatggcgttgagaaCTCCTGGGCGAGCGTGTACTCCCCGAAGCGTCTGACCTCTATTGCCAAGTCGCTGCCGAGTATGGTTGCGCATGATCTTCAGATCAATACGCAGTACAAGCGATTCCTGCAGTCGGATATTAGCGATATCGAGGACCTTGGACTGGGTATGGGTGGTGTGCTGAACCAG GCGGGTTCAAAGCCGATGGCTATCtacaaggacgaggagggcaacGTCAAGAGGTTTAGTGCCCTGTGCCCGCACATGAAGGGCGTGGTTTGCTGGAATGCGACTGAGAAAAGCTTTGACTGTCCTGTTCATGGAAGTAGGTTCTCGAGGGAAGGTATTTGTGTCATGGGTCCGTCGAAGGGGAATTTGCAGCTTATTGATGAGAGTGCAAAGGTGGACCAGGGGTCTGTAGCGGCGAGTTAG